A DNA window from Phragmites australis chromosome 11, lpPhrAust1.1, whole genome shotgun sequence contains the following coding sequences:
- the LOC133884486 gene encoding dehydration-responsive element-binding protein 2D-like produces the protein MERVPAAPTSSAAGTRQARAETSTAPGAGRSRRVPRGLGGPDNTRHSYRGVRQRRWGKWVAEIRDPYGGRRYWLGSFDTPVDAAVAYDRAAVAIHGTLARLNFPADPAAASLPAPAQSLPASPAAAVPTAGASAVAAQRQWGPASCSPTAASTVDVFQEHEAKPMVAGALGGGAAITTQQGGTSWAAPGPEPGPEEMFGDCSEDIAMYIDFDAVAGVVPCYPGIKREDCQPD, from the coding sequence TGCAGCAGGAACGCGGCAAGCTCGCGCCGAGACTAGTACCGCGCCGGGCGCCGGCAGGTCTCGGCGGGTTCCGCGAGGACTGGGGGGCCCAGACAACACGCGCCACAGCTACCGCGGCGTGCGGCAGCGCCGGTGGGGCAAGTGGGTCGCCGAGATCCGCGATCCCTACGGCGGCAGGCGCTACTGGCTTGGCTCCTTCGACACCCCCGTCGACGCCGCCGTCGCCTACGACCGGGCGGCCGTGGCCATCCACGGCACCCTTGCGCGCCTCAACTTCCCTGCtgaccccgccgccgcctccttaCCCGCGCCGGCGCAAAGCCTGCCAGcgtcccccgccgccgccgtaccCACTGCcggcgcctccgccgtcgccgcgcagaGACAATGGGGCCCCGCGTCTTGCTCTCCCACTGCCGCTTCCACCGTCGACGTCTTCCAGGAGCATGAAGCGAAGCCGATGGTTGCTGGTGCGCTGGGTGGCGGCGCGGCGATCACCACCCAGCAAGGGGGCACTTCTTGGGCTGCGCCTGGGCCTGAGCCTGGGCCTGAGGAGATGTTCGGCGACTGCTCGGAAGACATTGCCATGTACATTGACTTCGACGCGGTTGCCGGCGTTGTACCTTGTTATCCTGGCATCAAAAGGGAGGATTGCCAGCCTGATTGA